From Cucumis melo cultivar AY chromosome 1, USDA_Cmelo_AY_1.0, whole genome shotgun sequence, a single genomic window includes:
- the LOC127148493 gene encoding uncharacterized protein LOC127148493 codes for MVFLKVAPMKGVLRFKKKGKLSPHFVGRFEILERIGPVAYRLVLPPAFSAVHDVFHVSMLRKYVSDLTHVVDLEPLQINENLSYEKQPVEILAREVNMLRNRGIALVKVL; via the coding sequence ATGGTGTtcctgaaggtagcacctatgaagggtgttttGAGGTTcaagaagaaggggaagctaagtccacaTTTTGTAGGGCGATTCGAGATACTTGAGCGGATTGGTCCCGTAGCTTATCGTTTGGTGTTACCTCCAGCATTTTCTGCAGTacatgacgtattccatgtctctaTGCTGAGGAAGTATGTCTCAGACCTGACACATGTAGTGGACCTTGAGCCATTGCAAattaatgagaacttgagctatgagAAGCAACccgttgagattttggcaagggaggtcaataTGCTTCGTAATAGAGGGATTGCTCTAGTCAAAGTTCTTTGA